In the genome of Desulfobulbaceae bacterium, one region contains:
- a CDS encoding M28 family peptidase — MNFTLRPHSLWLILMFTLLLLSFIAIKPPAGRCHPLKEAPTMPDSLETRLRAHVEMLAKEIGERNIWHADQMDAAAKYIETYWQEIGFTVHVDEYQATTEAKVKNLWVEVAGTGQSDQIVVVGAHYDSVLGCPGANDNSSGVAALLELSRLLRQAQPAKTFHFVAFANEEPPFFLSKKMGSRVHAIRARQEQQHIVGMISLETLAYYTSEPGSQKYPFPFGLIYPDTANFVGIVSNLGSRRLMKVLLDAFRRHSSFPAEGVAAPGWMTGIGWSDHWSFWREGFQAVMITDTALFRYAQYHTEQDTPDKLNYPDFAHVVKGLREALADLAGVPAEKRQGKDPH, encoded by the coding sequence ATGAATTTTACCCTGCGACCACACTCGTTATGGCTAATCCTCATGTTCACTCTGCTATTGCTGTCTTTTATAGCCATCAAGCCTCCTGCTGGACGCTGCCATCCTCTCAAAGAGGCGCCGACCATGCCTGATTCACTGGAAACACGATTGCGCGCCCATGTGGAGATGCTGGCGAAAGAGATCGGAGAGCGCAACATCTGGCATGCCGACCAGATGGACGCCGCCGCTAAGTATATCGAAACCTATTGGCAGGAGATAGGATTTACCGTGCATGTGGATGAATACCAGGCCACTACGGAGGCTAAGGTGAAGAACCTCTGGGTCGAGGTTGCCGGAACCGGGCAATCGGATCAGATCGTAGTAGTCGGCGCCCACTATGATTCCGTCCTCGGTTGTCCCGGGGCTAATGACAACAGCTCCGGGGTGGCGGCCCTGCTTGAACTTTCCCGGCTTCTTCGCCAGGCACAGCCAGCGAAAACCTTTCACTTTGTCGCCTTTGCCAACGAGGAACCCCCTTTTTTCCTGTCAAAGAAGATGGGGAGCCGCGTCCACGCCATCAGGGCTCGACAGGAACAGCAGCATATCGTCGGCATGATCTCCTTAGAGACCCTTGCCTACTACACCTCTGAGCCGGGTAGCCAAAAATACCCTTTCCCCTTTGGCTTGATCTATCCCGACACAGCTAACTTCGTCGGTATCGTCAGCAACCTTGGATCCAGACGACTGATGAAGGTGTTGCTTGATGCGTTCCGGCGTCATTCATCCTTTCCGGCGGAAGGAGTGGCGGCGCCGGGCTGGATGACCGGTATCGGCTGGTCGGACCACTGGTCGTTCTGGCGCGAAGGATTTCAGGCCGTGATGATCACCGACACCGCTCTCTTTCGGTATGCGCAGTACCACACCGAGCAAGACACTCCAGACAAACTGAACTACCCCGATTTTGCACACGTCGTGAAAGGGCTAAGAGAGGCGCTTGCCGATCTGGCCGGAGTCCCTGCAGAGAAAAGACAGGGTAAAGACCCTCACTAG
- a CDS encoding phosphoethanolamine--lipid A transferase has translation MKLTQTKLILFTALFFVLFNNVSFFQHVVEVYPVTLKNFGFLVSLAVGLTAVIALLFTLLSSKHTTKPVLILFLLVSSLASYFMNTYNVVIDHTMIQNSMQTSLDEASDLLSINLIYYLLLLGVMPSIFIYTVQIEPASFKKAAITTLRDAGIFLLIFLSMALLFSKFYTSFFREHKSLRFYTNPTYYIYSIEKYLKISLKSSPVIATPLGQDAQIPATDTDRELIILVVGEAARSDRFSLNGYHRETNPLLQKEDVISFTNMLSCGTSTAYSVPCMFSIFPRESYSNSKGESTENLLDVLGHAGINVIWRDNNSDSKGVALRVPYQDYKLPENNPICDIECRDEGMLVGLQEHIDSQQQGDVLIILHQMGNHGPAYHKRYPTSFEKFTPVCKTNQLDECTNEEIDNAYDNAILYTDYFLAQTVALLKKNSNRFEAAMIYLSDHGESLGEYNIYLHGLPYAIAPDPQKHIASLFWFSDNFKIDHKGLRNKATQNFSQDNLFHTVLGLMEVETSVYDKSLDILQYDSGN, from the coding sequence ATGAAATTGACCCAGACAAAACTTATTCTGTTCACGGCGTTGTTCTTCGTTCTTTTTAACAATGTCTCATTTTTTCAGCATGTGGTGGAGGTCTACCCGGTCACCCTGAAAAACTTTGGATTTTTAGTATCGTTAGCTGTGGGACTCACGGCGGTTATTGCGTTGTTATTCACCCTTCTTAGCTCAAAGCACACGACAAAACCGGTCTTAATCCTTTTCCTGCTGGTGTCATCGCTTGCCAGTTATTTCATGAACACCTACAACGTGGTCATCGACCACACCATGATCCAAAACAGTATGCAAACGAGTCTGGATGAGGCCTCCGATCTACTGAGCATCAATCTGATCTATTATCTATTACTGCTCGGAGTAATGCCGAGCATCTTCATCTACACGGTCCAGATAGAACCCGCTTCCTTCAAAAAAGCCGCCATAACCACCTTAAGAGATGCCGGTATCTTCCTGCTTATTTTTCTCAGCATGGCGCTGCTCTTCAGTAAATTTTACACCTCATTTTTCCGAGAGCACAAATCTCTTCGCTTCTACACCAACCCGACCTACTATATCTACTCAATAGAGAAATATCTCAAGATATCCCTCAAAAGCTCACCGGTCATTGCTACACCTCTGGGCCAGGACGCTCAAATTCCTGCAACCGATACTGACCGGGAACTGATCATCCTGGTAGTCGGCGAAGCGGCCCGATCAGACCGGTTTTCATTGAACGGATATCATCGAGAGACCAATCCACTTCTGCAAAAGGAGGATGTCATCTCTTTTACCAACATGCTTTCCTGTGGCACGTCAACAGCCTATTCCGTTCCATGCATGTTCTCCATCTTTCCCCGCGAATCGTATAGCAACAGCAAGGGTGAATCCACCGAAAACCTCCTGGACGTCCTGGGTCATGCCGGCATCAATGTGATCTGGCGCGACAACAACTCGGATTCAAAAGGAGTGGCGCTCAGAGTGCCATATCAGGACTATAAGCTGCCAGAGAATAACCCCATCTGCGACATCGAGTGCAGGGATGAGGGAATGCTGGTTGGCCTGCAAGAGCACATCGACAGCCAACAGCAGGGTGATGTGCTGATCATCCTGCATCAGATGGGTAATCATGGACCGGCCTATCATAAACGATATCCTACTTCCTTCGAAAAATTCACCCCGGTTTGCAAGACCAACCAGCTTGATGAATGCACCAACGAAGAGATCGACAACGCTTACGATAACGCCATCCTATACACCGATTACTTTCTGGCGCAGACAGTTGCGCTTCTTAAAAAGAACTCAAATCGATTTGAAGCGGCGATGATTTACCTGAGCGACCATGGCGAATCCCTGGGCGAGTATAATATCTATCTCCACGGCTTACCCTATGCCATAGCCCCGGACCCACAGAAGCATATTGCATCCTTGTTCTGGTTCAGCGACAACTTTAAAATAGACCACAAGGGTCTAAGGAACAAAGCGACACAAAATTTCTCTCAAGACAACCTCTTTCACACAGTCCTAGGGCTGATGGAGGTGGAAACATCCGTCTACGACAAAAGCCTGGATATCTTACAGTACGACTCCGGCAACTGA
- a CDS encoding AMP-binding protein, with the protein MQTPSNESHTASDQQTEKLLSLIEEMAHSLHPGQKPAPINLDTSIDRDLGLDSLSRVELLARIERLFDLTLPEQLLATADTPRDFLRAMAVSGTGVKHSLHPAAEALARVEDQPLNAQTLIEVLEWHAARHPERPHIRLYSDSDEGEIITYGQLRHEAQKLASGLQQSGLSPGETTLLMLPTGREYFISFFAVLIAGGVPVPLYPPGRIKQIEEHLRRHTAIANNCTARFMITIPEAQPFTRLMHTQVPSLRKIVTVGAVADFTSDTPFQQPFRTAEDVAFLQYTSGSTGQPKGVILNHANILANIRAMGRVTSVTSEDVFISWLPLYHDMGLIGAWFGSLYHACQLVILSPLAFIARPARWLRAIHRFGGTISAAPNFAYELCLRRIDQDDLTGIDLSSWRCAFNGAEAVSPSVINGFIERFSAYGFSRQAMMPVYGLAESSVGLAFPPLGRGPLIDRIRRRPLIEAGRAEPADAAEVNTMSMISCGLPLSGHEIRIIDSQGREMPDRQEGHLQFKGPSVTSGYFRNPVQTASLFQGSWLNSGDRAYIADGEVYITGRSKDIIIRAGRNIYPEELEEAVGQIDGIRQGNVAVFGSVRDDSSLERLVVLAETRARKEETLKKLRLLISNTIADICGSPPDEVVLAPPNTVLKTSSGKIRRASSRELYEKGHIGRAQRAVWLQIALFAISGIPPRLFHLTEQLKATAYAIVCWLLFGAIALIVWTGAMLIPSRLRRWRFIHRAARLLLKLTGIPLQVENQEHLSRLQQPCIFVANHASYLDGILLAAILPEGASFIAKAELQNHCIFRTFLNRLGTQFVERFDWKKGSRDARSLIEKARAGQSLFYFAEGTFSRIPGLLPFRLGAFETAIHAGLPIIPIIIRGSRSILRADSWFPRHGVVRIIIGPSYPAVTLPAGHDEERWQAAVTLKDQVRSWMLAHCGEPDLAGERPAIFEKIK; encoded by the coding sequence ATGCAGACACCATCCAATGAAAGCCACACTGCCTCCGACCAGCAGACGGAAAAACTGCTTTCCCTGATAGAGGAGATGGCACACAGCCTCCATCCTGGCCAGAAACCTGCTCCCATCAACCTTGACACCTCAATTGACCGCGACCTTGGCCTCGACAGCCTGTCCCGGGTCGAGCTGCTGGCCCGGATCGAACGCTTATTCGATCTCACCCTGCCGGAGCAGTTACTGGCAACAGCCGATACCCCCAGGGATTTTCTTCGAGCCATGGCCGTCTCCGGCACAGGAGTAAAACATTCGCTCCATCCTGCCGCAGAGGCCCTTGCTAGGGTCGAAGACCAACCGTTGAACGCCCAAACATTGATTGAGGTGCTTGAATGGCATGCCGCCCGTCATCCGGAACGGCCCCATATCAGGCTTTACAGTGATAGCGATGAGGGTGAAATCATCACCTACGGTCAGCTCAGGCACGAGGCACAGAAGCTGGCGTCAGGACTGCAACAGTCAGGACTCAGCCCCGGTGAAACAACCTTACTCATGCTGCCGACCGGACGTGAATACTTCATCAGTTTTTTCGCGGTCCTCATAGCCGGAGGTGTTCCGGTGCCACTCTACCCTCCTGGCCGCATAAAACAGATCGAGGAGCATCTCCGCCGCCACACTGCGATTGCCAACAACTGTACGGCACGCTTCATGATCACTATCCCAGAGGCTCAGCCGTTCACCAGGCTGATGCATACCCAGGTCCCCTCTCTGAGGAAAATTGTCACGGTTGGCGCTGTCGCAGACTTTACAAGTGACACACCCTTTCAGCAACCATTCCGGACTGCTGAAGACGTGGCTTTTCTCCAATACACGTCAGGAAGCACCGGCCAGCCGAAGGGGGTCATCCTCAACCACGCCAATATTCTCGCCAATATCAGGGCCATGGGCCGAGTAACGTCCGTAACCTCCGAGGACGTTTTTATCAGCTGGCTGCCGCTCTACCATGACATGGGGCTGATCGGGGCCTGGTTCGGCAGCCTGTATCATGCCTGCCAGCTGGTCATCCTCTCGCCGCTCGCCTTTATCGCCCGTCCGGCACGGTGGCTGCGGGCCATTCATCGCTTTGGCGGCACCATCTCAGCCGCCCCGAATTTCGCCTATGAACTCTGTCTACGCCGGATCGACCAAGATGATCTCACCGGAATAGATCTTAGTTCCTGGCGCTGCGCCTTCAATGGCGCCGAGGCAGTAAGCCCGTCGGTGATCAACGGCTTTATCGAGAGATTCAGCGCCTACGGCTTTTCCCGGCAGGCCATGATGCCCGTGTACGGGCTGGCGGAATCCTCGGTCGGTCTCGCCTTCCCGCCGCTTGGCCGCGGACCTCTCATCGACCGGATCCGCCGCCGCCCACTGATAGAGGCAGGCCGGGCTGAACCGGCAGATGCCGCCGAGGTGAACACCATGTCCATGATCAGCTGCGGCTTGCCGCTCTCTGGTCATGAGATCCGCATCATCGATTCTCAAGGCCGAGAGATGCCCGACCGTCAGGAGGGCCACCTGCAGTTCAAAGGCCCCTCGGTAACCAGCGGCTATTTTCGTAATCCCGTGCAGACCGCAAGCCTATTTCAAGGATCATGGCTGAATTCCGGCGATCGAGCCTATATTGCCGATGGCGAGGTCTATATCACCGGACGCAGCAAAGATATCATCATCCGGGCCGGGAGAAATATCTACCCCGAAGAACTGGAAGAAGCGGTCGGGCAAATTGATGGCATCCGCCAGGGAAATGTTGCTGTTTTCGGCAGCGTGCGCGACGATTCATCCTTGGAACGACTGGTGGTTCTTGCTGAAACCAGGGCACGAAAGGAAGAAACCTTAAAAAAACTGCGACTGCTGATCAGCAACACCATTGCTGATATCTGCGGCAGCCCACCAGACGAGGTGGTGTTGGCCCCGCCCAACACGGTCCTCAAGACCTCGAGCGGCAAGATCAGACGGGCCTCAAGCCGTGAACTTTATGAAAAGGGGCATATCGGCAGAGCACAAAGGGCGGTATGGCTGCAGATCGCCCTCTTTGCCATCTCAGGCATTCCGCCGCGGCTCTTTCACCTGACCGAACAACTGAAGGCAACCGCCTATGCCATTGTCTGTTGGTTGCTGTTCGGGGCGATTGCCCTTATCGTCTGGACGGGCGCCATGCTCATCCCCTCCCGCTTGCGACGGTGGCGTTTTATCCACCGGGCGGCCCGTCTGCTGCTCAAACTCACCGGCATCCCTCTGCAGGTGGAAAACCAGGAGCATCTTTCCCGCCTGCAGCAACCGTGCATCTTTGTCGCAAACCATGCCAGCTACCTTGATGGCATCCTGCTCGCTGCCATATTGCCTGAGGGGGCGAGTTTCATCGCTAAGGCCGAACTTCAGAACCATTGTATTTTCCGCACCTTCCTGAACCGGCTGGGGACCCAGTTCGTTGAACGGTTCGACTGGAAAAAAGGGAGCCGCGATGCCCGTTCTCTTATCGAAAAAGCCAGAGCCGGCCAGTCACTGTTCTATTTCGCCGAAGGGACCTTCTCCCGCATTCCAGGCCTGCTCCCATTCCGGCTTGGCGCCTTTGAAACGGCTATCCACGCCGGTCTCCCAATAATACCGATCATCATTCGGGGGAGCCGTTCCATTCTGCGGGCAGACTCTTGGTTTCCACGCCACGGCGTGGTCAGGATCATCATCGGGCCATCCTATCCGGCCGTAACACTCCCCGCAGGTCACGATGAGGAACGCTGGCAAGCCGCTGTCACATTAAAGGATCAGGTCAGGAGCTGGATGCTCGCCCATTGCGGAGAACCAGACCTTGCCGGGGAGAGACCGGCCATTTTTGAAAAAATCAAATGA
- a CDS encoding MFS transporter — MTNDGGAVNRKAVFAWAMYDFANSAFTTLVVTFIYATYFTQAIAPDPISGTVLWSRAVTISALAVALLSPFFGALADSGQRRKYYLIIFTVLSITCTVALFGPLPGQVYPALALFALGNFGFEMGCVFYNAYLPDLAPAKKIGRISGYSWGIGYVGGLAAMFLAMITMVNPETPWFGLSRNLGENIRATNLLTAAWFAIFSLPLIVLVKDPHHPSPAGQPSFSAAIADLAKTFHELRRYEQIVRFLLARLLFNDGLITIFAFGGIYAAGTFNFSFQEIMYFGIVLNVAAGAGAFAFGYYDDIHGGKNTIILSLIGLTIAASIAAVTTSRGLFWLSGILVGLFSGPNQSASRSLMARFIPTDKEGQFFGFFAFSGKFTAFLGPLLFGVCTEIFGTQRAGVASVILFFAAGGVILLFVDEKKGCLHHSQQTPMQPEG, encoded by the coding sequence ATGACGAATGATGGAGGTGCAGTCAACAGAAAGGCCGTTTTCGCCTGGGCCATGTACGATTTTGCGAACTCCGCCTTTACCACCCTGGTCGTCACCTTTATTTACGCCACTTACTTTACCCAAGCCATCGCCCCGGATCCGATTAGCGGCACGGTCCTGTGGTCAAGGGCTGTCACCATCTCCGCCCTGGCAGTGGCCTTGCTTTCACCTTTTTTCGGCGCCCTGGCTGATTCCGGCCAGCGCAGAAAATACTATCTCATTATCTTCACAGTTCTCTCCATCACCTGCACCGTGGCTCTTTTTGGGCCGCTGCCCGGCCAGGTCTATCCCGCCTTAGCTCTTTTTGCTTTGGGCAACTTTGGCTTTGAGATGGGCTGTGTGTTCTACAATGCCTACCTGCCCGACCTCGCCCCAGCCAAAAAAATCGGTAGAATTTCCGGTTATAGCTGGGGAATCGGATATGTTGGGGGACTGGCAGCCATGTTTCTAGCGATGATTACCATGGTCAACCCTGAAACACCCTGGTTCGGATTGAGCCGGAACTTAGGTGAAAACATCCGGGCGACCAATCTCCTGACTGCCGCCTGGTTTGCCATTTTCAGCCTGCCGCTCATCGTCCTGGTCAAAGACCCGCATCATCCCTCCCCGGCAGGGCAACCATCATTTAGCGCCGCCATCGCAGATCTTGCTAAAACCTTCCATGAACTGAGGCGCTATGAGCAGATCGTCCGTTTCCTGCTGGCCCGGCTCCTCTTCAATGACGGCCTCATTACCATCTTTGCCTTTGGCGGCATCTATGCGGCCGGTACTTTTAACTTCAGCTTTCAGGAGATCATGTATTTCGGCATCGTACTCAACGTCGCGGCTGGAGCGGGGGCATTCGCCTTCGGCTATTATGACGATATCCATGGCGGCAAGAATACAATCATCCTGAGCCTGATAGGTCTCACTATCGCCGCATCCATAGCCGCTGTCACCACCAGCAGAGGGCTATTCTGGTTGTCCGGCATTCTGGTCGGACTCTTTTCCGGCCCCAACCAGTCTGCTAGCCGATCACTCATGGCTCGTTTCATACCCACCGACAAGGAAGGACAATTTTTTGGTTTTTTTGCCTTTTCCGGCAAATTCACCGCATTTCTCGGACCGTTGCTGTTTGGGGTTTGTACGGAAATTTTCGGGACCCAACGGGCAGGAGTCGCCTCAGTCATCCTGTTTTTTGCGGCAGGCGGCGTGATCCTCCTTTTCGTTGACGAAAAAAAAGGGTGCCTGCACCATTCGCAACAAACGCCGATGCAACCTGAAGGGTGA